The nucleotide sequence tctcctagagagggctggcccgaaggattagagttattttacgtggctaagaaccaaatggttacctagcaacgggacctacagcttattgtggaatccgaaccacattataccgagaaatgaatttctgacaccagaaataaattcctctaattcttcattggagaatcgaacgcgggcctagcagagtgctagccgagtacgatatcgacccgtccaatgaggaactaggcgCTTGATGAGAAACATTGTAACATTATCATTTTGTTAAAAGCGTTTTGAAGTCATTGGTAAcgatgaatattttctttgtggaatTGGTAAAATGGTAATACAGCTTAACTGCATGAACAGTAGTGTTTTAAAAGGGACAACAAGCAAAGAATTCGAAGAAAACTTCacgatattattaatatcattattcagaagatgaaccctattcatatggaacaagcccaccaaaggggccactgacttgaaattctagcttccaaatattattattattattattattattattattattattattattattattattattattattcagaagatgaaccctattcgtatggaacaagcccaccaaaggggccactgacttgaaatcctagcttccaaatattattattattattattattattattattattattattattattattattattattattattattattattcagaagatgaaccctattcatatggaacaagcccaccaaaggggccactgacttgaaatcgtagcttccaaatattattattattattattattattattattattattattattcagaagatgaaccctattcgtatggaacaagcccaccaaaggggccactggcttgaaattctagcttccaaatattattattattattattattattattattattattattattattattattattattattattattattattattcagaagatgaaccctattcataaggaacaatcccactaaaggggccactgacttgaaatcgtaattattattattattattattattattattattattattattattattattattattattattattcagaagatgaaccctattcgtatggaacaagcccaccaaaggggccactgacttgaaatcgtagctttattattattattattattattattattattattattattattattattattattattattcagaagatgaaccctattcgtatggaacaagcccaccaaaggggccactgacttgaaatcctagcttccaaatattattattattattattattattattattattattattattattattattattattattattattattattcagaagatgaacctattcatatggaacaagcccaccaaaggggccatgacttgaaatcgtttattattattattattattattattattattattattattattcagaagatgaacttatTCGTATtttccaccaaaggggccactggcttgaaattctagcttattattattattattattattattattattattattattattcagaagatgaaccctattcataaggaacaatcccactaaaggggccactgacttgaaatcgtagcttccaattattattattattattattattattattattattattattattattattattattattattattattattattattattattattcagaagatgaaccctattcgtatggaacaagcccaccaaaggggccagaaATCGTagcttccaattattattattattattattattattattattattattattattattattattattattattattcagaagatgaaccctattcgtatggaacaagcccaccaaaggggccactgacttgaaatcgtagcttccaaatattattattattattattattattattattattattattattattattattattattattcagaagatgaaccctattcatatggaacaagcccaccaaaggggccactgacttgaaatcctagcttccaaatattattattattattattattattattattattattattattattattattattattattattattcagaagatgaaccctattcatatggaacaagcccaccaaagggaccactgacttgaaatcgtagcttccaaatattattattattattattattattattattattattattattattattattattcagaagatgaaccctattcgtatggaacaagcccaccaaaggggccactgacttgaaatcgtagcttccaaatattattattattattattattattattattattattattattattattcagaagacaaaccattttcatacggaacaatcccaccaaaggggccactgacttgaaattctagcttccaaatattattattattattattattattattattattattattattattatattattattattattcagaagatgaaccattttCATAAGGAACAATCCCACtaacggggccactgacttgaaatcctagcttccaaatattattattattattattattattattattattattattattattattattcagaagataaccctttcatatggaacaagcccatgacTTGAAATCCtagcttccaaatattattattattattattattattattattattattattattattattattattcagaagatgaaccctattccaaGCCcaccaaggggccactgacttgaaatcgtagcttccaaatattattattattattattattattattattattattattattattattattattcagaagacaaaccatTTTCATAcgggaacaatcccaccaaaggggccactgacttgaaattcaagcttccaaatattattattattattattattattattattattattattattattattattattattattattattattattattcagaagatgaaccattttcatatggaacaatcccactaaaggggccactgacttgaaatcctagcttccaaatattattattattattattattattattattattattattattattattattattattattattattattcagaagatgaaccctattcatatggaacaagcccaccaaaggggccaacttgaaattcaagcttccaaatattattatttttattattattattattattattattattattattattattattattattattattattattattattcagaagatgaacaatggaacaagcccaccaaagggccactgacttgaaattctagcttcctaAGAATACGGTGTTtcctagaaagaagtaacagaaggtaattaacagattaataaataaatagacaaaaatttaattattaaaatactaggAGAACTGTTGTAGTAAAATATCCCTTACTCCAATAGGCTTCGTTTTGTAATTTGACCTTGAAATTGACCTGCGACCTTGGTAAAGATACTTCAAAGTAAACTAGAGTTTGGAATGTAATCAGCAACCTCAAGGTACCTAAATACTAAGTGTCATCAAAGGTagaggaaaaaaggaataggagagagattaataataataataataataataataataataataataataataataataataatcttaccatTTAAAACATATAGTTcatgtcactattattattattttattcttattgccATCAAGTGACACATGAACCAacagtaagataaaaaaacaataataagatgCAATTGATCAAAAATTTAAGGGACGTAAAGcgagagattaataataataataataataataataataataataataataataataataataataataataataataataataataatcttaccatATAAAACTTATTAGAgttcatgtcattattattattattattattattattattattattattattattattattattattattattgccatcaaGTGACATATGAACTACAGGTaatgtaaaaaatgtaagataGAATTGATCGATAAATTTAAgggatgtaataataataataataataataataataataataataataataataataataataataataataatagtaatgataataataataataacgataataataataataataatcttaccatataaaacttattataattcgtattattattattattattattattattattattattattattattattattattattattattgccatcaaGTGTCACATGAGCTACcggtaagctaaaaaaaaatataaaatataatttaaccaATAAACTTAAAGGACGTATAGGTACTGTACATTACAATATAAttcatgttttaataaaaaaaaaaacagtactcgTGCCTCTACGATAAATGTAAGACTGAACCAGTACAGGCTAGACATAGATCTACACACACAGCACGCATTACATTTCCACAGATTTCCGGAGTTTTAAAACTTTGTGgcgtttttttcatattttaatgggAGTCGTGGTCAGCGAACTGTCAATTTGACCCTACCTGTCTTCATGAACTGCTTGTTCGTAAGTTTATCTCGTTGTTAtcagttggttctctctctctctctctctctctctctctctctctctctctctctctctctctctctttgtcggtttcttcttttctttcttttttttttttgttataagtaattttcatgcacttttattttttcttatctcagTTCATGTTTCCTTGTGAAATTTGCTCCGATAGGAACTTTCAGATTCCATAGATGTATATCTATGAGTGCCTGCATGTGTGAGTATGTACactatacacgcatatatatatatatatatatatatatatatatatatatatatatatatatatatatatatatatatttatatatatatatatataatatatatatatatatatatatatatatatatatatatatatatatatatacgtacatatacatatactgtatatatatatatatatatatacgtatatatacatatatatactatatatatatatatatatatatatatatatatatatatatatatatatatatatatatatataggttaactGTATGCATATATCCATCACGCTTTCACATAGTCCAGTGAAATGGCTCAAGAAAAGACGGTCACGCCTTCAGAAACTAGTTTTGAATGGAGCCTTTCTTATTAGAGAAGAACTCGCCTAGAAAGTGGAAAAGAATTAATCTCTAAgacaaaatgattaataaaaaaaatgccttgtGCAATACAGCATCTCAAAAATATCGAAGAAAAAGActctaattttattctttttttatctggcGTCGCAGTGTTCAGAAACTAGTTTTGAATAGAGCCATGCTGAACAGACCCTTTCTTATTAGAGAAGAACTCGCCTAGAAAGTGGAAAAGAATTAATCTCTAAgacaaaatgattaataaaaaaaatgccttatACAATAGAGCATCTCAATAATATCGAAGAAAAAGACtcgaattttattcttttttatttttatctaccgTCGCGGTGGTTATGGTCGTCAACGAAATCGGtaactgagagtaaaggaaatCGGACTTGTGACCAattaattaatcttaaaaaaaacatttatcgtAAAAGGACATATGTAACTCGAAAGGTTTCTGAGCACCTGTGCATGGCTACACTTCCAAACTTATTttgcaatattataaaaaaaaaatagtaaactaaTGAACCTTTTCTGTAGCAGTGCGTTGCAGTGAGGTATTGCGTCAGAATGAAATACAGAGGGGGTAGATACTATTGGAACccctctttttaaaaaaaggctCAAATATCCTCggtttataattattcttttcgaTAAATATTCGGAAGGTTTCAAACAGCTTCCACTAAAAGCCTGCGTAACACTTTCCTTTCGCTTGTTATTCCTTCGGCAATTAATATACATAGCTTGGATTTAATTTAATCTTTATATGACAGGATAacgatattatttttataataatattcgtAGTAAGTGTCAACACCAATACGATAAACAGGAAAGGTTGGGCAAGAGGTTgtttacaaaatcattattattattattattattattattattattattattattattattattattattattattatcgccttCAACGCTGCGTAACGCAAAGGAACCTCTTTGAAATCCCACCATTCaggtctttcctgtgctttttcttccacaaatctccactcatctccagcctcccatctCATAGCTCTCACCCAATTAGGTCTGAGTCTTCCAACTCATCTGAAGTAGCATGTGAAATTTTTGTAGCCtacaacaggttttttttattcttatgacgATCATTATAGATTTATATCAGTTGTAACgtgtttttactttcttattattgCACTCAAGCCATCAGAAATGTCTGTAATATACGAGAGGATCAGAAATGTCTGTAATatacgagagggtggaaataaCAAGTCCTGACCCtatggacgttacgtaccgtcacGACCCTCAGACCAAGCTACCTTCATTCTCCATACCTATACAGGGACCAGTGGTGAGATACAGTCTGAGCCCGGGCTGGAGGACGGTTAAGTCTGTACATGACGTTTATTACCCTCAGGCTGTCGTTgttacatactaatatatatatatatatatatatatatatatatatatatatatatatatatatatatatatatatatatatatatatatatatatatatatatacactgtgtgtgtgtgtgtgtatgtgcactttGGCTTTTTGTATAgagatttatgcaaattattggTTCACGTGATTTTAGCTGACgaataaacagatttttacgATAGATCAGCATTtcaatttgcttttctttatttgaaagtCACTGTTACTACAGTGCTTGATAATTCAATTTcctaattaaaaattgaaaagaacaaaatatataaatctctccGCCAATGtagtcaggttaaaaaaaaaaaaatatgaatctctCTGTATCTGGACTATGGCCAAAACATCGGTCGTATTTCAGCTATACCTTTCTGAGATGTTTTGTAGACAGACAAAATTTCCGCTGAAATTCAGCTATAACTTTCTAGGACGTTTTGtacacaggcagacagacacgaaaaacagacagacaaacatgtTTAAATCATAACCTCCGTCCGCCTTCGTTGACGGCGGTAAAAACACGTTTCGTATTTGAAGCCCAAAGTAAACATCCGGTTAATCACGCCTTATAGCCAGGAGCGACAGCCGGTTGATTTTAAAGTAAGAATAAAGTATAAttactggtgaaaaaaaaatccggtAAATCGTCTCTGACGTGTAATTCCGGATGCAATTACCGGAGCCGAAAGCGCCGTCAGAAGAAGCGAGGAAACGCGACGGTAATTCCTGGCGGTAATTCCTGAATCTGGGAAATCTGACCTTCGGTGTTTACGTTCTCGGCTGGTCGCGTTCAGTAAGGTTATAATAATGTAGTCACCTTCGAGTTGCGTTCAGTATGGCTGTCTAGCTCCAAGCCGAAGCGCGTTCGAGGTTTCAAATTCATGATTGATACCCTTAtaaaattcttcttgtattttagtaattgactcatatttttaactatttatttattaacttgttaatttattttcatctttttttaataaatggtctcttctttctgtatttcccattaccttttgttacttctttctgctgaacaccatattctttggaagcttgaatttcaagtcaatggcctctttggtgggcttgttccatatgaactgaGTTAATCGTctgattattaataatgataattttatgatatatccATCTGATAATGACGAAAACAGTCGTAATGAAAAGAGGCTTTGttaataaaagtattatcaaatatgCTATGGAGGCATTCTTCAACTAAGAATGTTTCTTTTCctcgtttttttaaaaaattgggaGTCAGACTTAGGACCATTTGATAAGCTCTGTCTCCTCTTAAATATGATTGCACATTCATCTGTTTGGTTAGTTACTATCCCAGAGTGCACGTTTTTgtgaaaaagagaacaaaaaattcTTTCCAACTTTTCCGTGACGTAAGGCGAAACAGTCGTCAGTGCCTAATTCACTGATGGCAGGGCcatccaagttgtttagtctgagggccactcttgagaaaaaacaaaaagccatGCGGGCCAcccgtgtgtatgtatgtataacaaagagagaaatatacttttacttatttctctctagcgggccactttcaaaatcaaacgggccacttttggcccacgggcatggggttggacgtcCCTGACTGATGGGTGTTTTCGACTTATAAGAAAGAGAGGATTCAAACTAAACCATCATTAATTATTCTTAGGTGTGTTTCAGTGCttgtttgttagagagagagagagagagagatttgtaaccatttctatattttactttgcaataaatgtgaaataattctcaagaaaatataaaaagacactcgaaataaaaaaaaaaagtcaacacatAATTATTTTCCGACGTCAGAAATGCAGAGATCTGACAACAATGAACACTGGAATTTAAGAAGCACTATCACTGCAGTGCTTCAAAGACTTTATATCAAAGTAACATGCTTGAATTGTTATTTCCAGTAAGTGATCAAAACAATTTCTGTTTCTATAAAgacccatttcttttttattttaagcagtTCATAACCTTAGGACATCACATAATATCTTTTCCAGTCTCGCTCATTTTCAATGTCGAATAGAAAAAAACCATCATAATGattggcatttatttttattcctacgACCTCTTTCATACATAAAGCGAAATAAGGTACATACAAAATGACGTATAATCTccgttttatttgtaatttaagtCACCAGATGGACTTTATCGTCTGAACTCCATTTCCGCCGACCACGAAAAAGCTCTATTTTTCTACTGCATTGGCTGAAATGTTTCCAGAAAATCGTGCAATTATTTATGGAATTTCAAGAGAAATGTTTTTCGCGAAATAAATTATAGTCTGCAGGGAATAGATGAAAAAGTCcattgaaaaatttaagaaaatggtGTGACAATATTCTCGTTGTTCGAAGATTTATAATAAGTCCaatgaaaacttttaagaaaatggtATGACAATATTCTCGGTGTTCTGAGATTTATAATGAGCCATtgaaaaacttaagaaaatggTGTTCGAAGATTTATAAGTATACATAAATTAATCCTACCTGATAAGTGTAAGCCAAACAAAGGAAGTGTAAAATTACTCGCTACAATTTTAgttgtttgtgtttaatttaattttatgtttagttAAAATTTACCGTTTTGTAAATGTAAAGAAGTATCCTTTCGAATTCAGTGAATTGTGTGAATTACTACTTAAATAATGAACCAAAAAATCAACCAGAAACTACAGAAACCCTGAtgaaatcactgtaaatatttaccataaataaatgttacaacacCCCCttcaattcccattttctatgagagCGGTTATTTTAACCGTAAGTTGGGGTCGGAGGCTGATACCTGTTGCGAGGCTTCTGAGGCTTAGGTTTTTGGTAACGGGGCCGAGGGGGTTTTGAATACTGTTGTTTTGGAGGTTGTGAATACTGCTGTTGCGGAGGTTGTGAATACTGCTGTTGTGGAGGTTGTGAATACTGCTGTTGCGGAGGTTGTGAATATTGCTGTTGTGGTGGTGCATACTGCTGTGGTTCAGGGTACTGGGCTTCGCCCTCGTAAGTGACCTCGGCCTGGTATCCGTTGTAGTGATCGGCGGTGTACGAGACGGTCTGAGTGCGACCGTCGGGGAGGAGGACGTGGTACTCGCCGGTCACGACGTTACCGTCCGATTCCGAATTGTGGCCGAATTCGAGTCCTTTGTAGGGGTCCTCGACGGAGTACTCGAATTCGTAGGGTTCGCCTTTCTGTAAATATTGAGGAGGATTAATAACTGATTGCGCGGTGTATGTGGCGTAGCGAGGACTGATAGAATTAGCAgtcataataattatgaatagcTAATTCCAAATTATATGACATAGCAAGAACTGAAATAATGAGCAGTCATAATCATTGCAATAACGAAagcataaattatttattaatgatgaATAACTGATTGGACAGTATATATGGCGTAGAAAGAACTTAATGAATGATCAATCATaacaattgcaataaaaaataataacgattTATCAGTGATAAATAACTGATTGCACAGTATATGGGGCGAAGCAAGAACTGAAAGTTTTAGCACTCATAATAATTgcaataacaaaagcaataataatatattaatgataaataactgATTGCACAGTATATGTGGCGCAGCAAGAACTGAAAGTTTTAGCACATAATAATTgcaataacaaaaccaataataatgtatacatacatatgaatgtatatatatatacatatatacatgcataataacCGTAAAGGAAGGACCCAAATCTCCTCACCTCTTTCTCTTCAGAGGAGCCGTCGTCGTAGGTGGGTTGGGGGTCGGTAGAGGGGGCTGGGGGTCGGTAGAGGGGCTGGGGGGGAGCGTAGGTTGGGACTGGGGTTGGTAGGCAGGCTGGGGTGGACTGTAGGTAGGTCGAGGTGGGGGTCGATACGAAGGTCGACTGCAGGAGGCCAAAGCAGCCCAGCATACAAGAAGCACAACCTGCAGGAGAGAAGTCACTTAATGTGGTAGtgttaccttgtatatatatatatatatatatatatatatatatatatatatatatatatatatatatatatatatatatatatatgtgtgtgtgtatatatatatatatatatatatatatatatatatatatatatatatgcatatatgtaagtatatatatatatatatatatctatatataactatatataaatatatatatatatgtgtgtgtgtgtgtatttatttatttacttatttatattttcagcagCTATTATTGCTGCTACTATGATTACTATTTAGTGTTCCTACTAGTATTGCcgctgctattattattttccgtttACTTATGCGAAATTTGGCTACATAACACCACCTGTGTCAAACAGTGCCCTTTTTCGTTTATCAGTGCGACATTTTTTGGCATGACACCACCTGTTTCAAACATCACTCTTTGTCGATTAGTTCTACGAAATTTGACCACGTGACGAAAACTGTGTCAGATATTAGCCCCAGCTTTCTAATAAGAAATTTGACTAAATCAAATTACacgacattttttaaaaaagaaatttcatacgAACAGTTATATCAACATTccagtttagttttctgtccgtccgcactttattctgtccgtaatttttcctgtccgcactttttctgtccgccctcagatcttaaaaattactgaggctagagggctgcaaactggtatgttgaccatccacccttcaataatcataccaaattgcagccctctagcctcagtagtttttaatttatttaaggttaaagtcagccataatcgtgcttctggcaacgcaacaacagaggccaccacggccgcctgagagtttcatgggccgcggctcatacagcgttataccgagaccacctaaagatagatctattttcggtggccttgattatgcgctgtacagaaaacccgactgcgccgaagaaacttgggcgcattttttacttgttcattctaAGCACTGGTAATTTCCGAAATTCTTTACACGTTTGTCTATAGTGATCCACGACATTTGCTGATGCTTGGCACTCACATTCTTGCTCACATAAGATGTATATTTCACGGTTTTAACTAAGGTACATCTGCAGTAGAATTATATACATTACTGAGGCTCAGGGACCATGTACATTTTCGGATATTTGCTCAGACTCTTGGTgagatatttcatatttcattttttatactttttttttagatttattaacaAGGGTTTATTTATTCAAGATGAATGACAACAATCATGTTTACCGCCTCTAACACAAATGCATGTTGAATATAAACGATAGTCAAGATATTCTATCAAAGACGAATAGTttactgaatactaattttatgATAAGATTCATCTTAAACGAAAGATGAATGGAAACTCACCTGTCTTTCACGAACTTTCAAATTTTTCTATTGAAAGATATATCGTTTTCCAGATAACGATTTAGggaaaggcagagagaaaaaaataaaggtaaacagAAATCTTGAGCCTCCTTGAATAAATGCTGTCAAGTACAAATCACTGCAATGCCACTGTGTAAAGCGGACACGTCTGTACGAACACATATGCACcggcctacaaaaaaaaaaaaaattcacactggAAAAAATCCCACAGGGCTACCACGCTTAAGCCTCCGAGCAGGAACTGTTCGCAGATTCaccctggaagagagagagagagagagagagagagagagagagagagagagagagaaaagaactcaTCACAAAGAACGACAATAAAACACCGCTAATGACAGACCTCTCGAGCCTTGAAAACGTTCTAGGTCAAGCGGCGTTTAAGGCTGTGCTCTCTCGAACGCAAGGACGCCCTTTCTTAAGGCTGCTGTAGAAGGAATCTCGCGCCCTTAGGGCTAGCAGGAACCAGCCAGCGTCACCCAATACTTCCTGCGTCGTCGGAGAAATATGGACAAATTGACGCCCTCCCGCGAGTAATGATCCGGTCTGGGCTGAGAGTGGTGATTCTCGGTTTTTGTGTTCCAAGTAATGACTCTCTGTTCGTGCATCTCGGTTTCAGAAGTCTTTAATTTAACGCAGCCAGAGGAATTGCTCTCAAGCAGGAAGATGAGttaggaaagtgtgtgtgtgtgtatatgatatatatatatatatatatatatatatatatatatatatatatatatatatatatatatatatatatatatatgagagagagagagagaagctgtatGAATAGCAAGTTTACTATATTACTTTATAAGCACCGCTGCTTCTGATTACTCTGCAATCGCGTAACAAAAGGATATGCCTCATTAGTTTTTTCGATATCAGCTTCAAAGCAATGCCAAAACAAAGTTCATTTTTCCGTTCCGCTGTACGTTTGAGAACAGCTAAGAATACAGtagcaaaatgaatttttttttcaccaaaaacaATAATAGATATTCCTTTAATAATGGAAGACACTTAGGTATTTCAGAAGAATTTTTCTGTCGCGCAGCTAAGCAGAAGC is from Macrobrachium rosenbergii isolate ZJJX-2024 chromosome 10, ASM4041242v1, whole genome shotgun sequence and encodes:
- the LOC136842380 gene encoding cuticle protein 8-like, with the protein product MTYLLFSPGPSFPFLPLCLTPPPPPPPSSDHMQGCASCMLGCFGLLQSTFVSTPTSTYLQSTPACLPTPVPTYAPPQPLYRPPAPSTDPQPTYDDGSSEEKEKGEPYEFEYSVEDPYKGLEFGHNSESDGNVVTGEYHVLLPDGRTQTVSYTADHYNGYQAEVTYEGEAQYPEPQQYAPPQQQYSQPPQQQYSQPPQQQYSQPPQQQYSQPPKQQYSKPPRPRYQKPKPQKPRNRYQPPTPTYG